One Streptomyces sp. CNQ-509 DNA window includes the following coding sequences:
- a CDS encoding FAD-dependent oxidoreductase: protein MREDLDVLVVGGGPAGICAAAQAAGLGARTGLVEKNGALGGTTTVAGVALPGLFHAWGHQIIAGIGWRLVREAAAVGGTALPDFSRWDLPHYRLQVPVNPAVYAALADRTVLVSGAEPLLHTMVAEAEWTDSRWRVVLCGKEGLREVWAGRLVDCTGDADVVALAGLARRRNPRQQPGTLMVRFGGYDHLAVDDLDLAALDRAYDAALAEGVLRAEDFQSAVHPLGKLLRHRGENAIHVTGVDGGTSDTRTQAELAGRRALLRIFRFLRAQPGLEGLTIDSWAVETGIRETFTIDGLARVTVDDYRGGRLWDDAVSYSFYPIDVHRSDGDGVDIRPLDYGVLPTIPRDAMVPRDGPGALLVAGRSVAGDQEANSAYRVQASCMATGQAAGTVAALSAATDTPVQDVPVAAIHRTLRATGAIVPGDVTVAPRPPTGPVGPTPPSRPAPPRR, encoded by the coding sequence GTGCGTGAGGACCTCGACGTGCTCGTCGTCGGCGGCGGCCCCGCCGGTATCTGCGCTGCGGCTCAGGCGGCCGGACTGGGCGCACGCACCGGCCTGGTGGAGAAGAACGGCGCGCTGGGCGGGACGACCACGGTCGCCGGCGTCGCGCTGCCGGGCCTCTTCCACGCCTGGGGGCACCAGATCATCGCCGGAATCGGCTGGCGGCTGGTGCGCGAGGCCGCCGCGGTCGGCGGCACCGCGCTGCCGGACTTCTCCCGCTGGGACCTGCCCCACTACCGACTCCAGGTGCCCGTCAACCCCGCCGTCTACGCCGCGCTCGCCGACCGCACCGTCCTCGTCTCCGGGGCCGAGCCGCTGCTGCACACGATGGTTGCCGAGGCCGAGTGGACCGACTCCCGGTGGCGCGTGGTGCTCTGCGGCAAGGAGGGCTTGCGCGAGGTGTGGGCCGGCCGCCTCGTGGACTGCACCGGCGACGCCGACGTGGTGGCGCTGGCCGGACTCGCCCGGCGGCGCAATCCGCGGCAGCAGCCGGGCACCCTGATGGTGCGATTCGGCGGCTACGACCACCTCGCTGTGGACGATCTCGATCTCGCCGCCCTCGACCGGGCCTACGACGCGGCGCTGGCCGAAGGCGTCCTGCGCGCCGAGGACTTCCAGTCGGCCGTCCATCCCCTGGGCAAGCTGCTGCGCCACCGCGGGGAGAACGCCATCCACGTCACCGGCGTGGACGGCGGTACGAGCGACACCCGTACCCAGGCCGAACTCGCCGGTCGCCGGGCCCTGTTGAGGATCTTCCGGTTCCTGCGCGCACAACCGGGCCTGGAGGGGCTGACCATCGACTCCTGGGCGGTGGAGACCGGCATCCGGGAGACGTTCACCATCGACGGCCTCGCCCGGGTCACCGTCGACGACTACCGCGGCGGACGTCTGTGGGACGACGCCGTCTCCTACAGCTTCTACCCCATCGACGTGCACCGCTCCGACGGCGACGGCGTCGACATCCGCCCCCTGGACTACGGAGTGCTGCCGACCATTCCCCGGGACGCCATGGTGCCCCGGGACGGCCCGGGGGCGCTGCTGGTCGCCGGGCGGTCCGTGGCCGGGGACCAGGAGGCCAACTCGGCCTACCGGGTTCAGGCTTCGTGCATGGCCACGGGCCAGGCGGCCGGTACGGTCGCCGCCCTCTCCGCGGCGACGGACACCCCCGTCCAGGACGTCCCCGTCGCCGCGATCCACCGCACCCTGCGAGCCACCGGCGCGATCGTCCCCGGGGACGTCACGGTCGCCCCGCGGCCGCCCACCGGACCGGTCGGTCCCACCCCACCATCCCGCCCAGCCCCGCCCCGCCGGTGA
- a CDS encoding IclR family transcriptional regulator: MSDDEVRPKLQRAGAVKSPIQTIDRVAALLEAVAGAGPAGIALTQATDAVGLRASTGRTLLSALVMHGLVVQIESSRRYVLGPRFFELNRTYTLQNDLGAVAAPVLRELWETSQETVQLATLQHGRRVDVSVLVGPQLLNINPTTMRSASEPVEPLIHTAAGKVLLAGLPEAERDRLLASGRTAFDRETVLAELTAVAERGVATNHEEEVTGVCGIAAPVRDHSGRVVAALCLGYPSARRSPAYEERLRAATTASAAELSVLLGAPDDERGHRA; the protein is encoded by the coding sequence ATGAGCGACGACGAGGTGCGGCCGAAGCTCCAGCGGGCCGGAGCTGTCAAGAGCCCGATTCAGACGATCGACCGGGTCGCCGCCCTGCTGGAGGCGGTGGCTGGGGCCGGCCCCGCCGGGATCGCGCTGACGCAGGCCACCGATGCGGTCGGGCTGCGAGCCTCCACGGGCCGCACCCTGCTCTCCGCGCTGGTGATGCACGGGCTGGTCGTGCAGATCGAGTCCTCCCGCCGCTACGTACTGGGCCCGCGCTTCTTCGAGCTGAACCGCACCTACACGCTCCAGAACGACCTCGGTGCGGTGGCCGCCCCGGTGCTGCGCGAGCTGTGGGAGACAAGCCAGGAGACCGTGCAGCTGGCCACGCTCCAGCACGGCCGCCGGGTGGACGTGAGCGTGCTCGTCGGACCGCAGCTGCTCAACATCAACCCCACCACCATGCGCTCGGCGTCCGAGCCGGTCGAACCGCTCATCCACACGGCCGCGGGCAAGGTGCTGCTGGCCGGACTGCCGGAGGCCGAGCGCGACCGGCTGCTCGCCTCCGGGCGTACCGCCTTCGACCGGGAGACGGTGCTGGCGGAACTGACGGCGGTGGCCGAGCGGGGCGTAGCGACCAACCACGAGGAGGAGGTCACCGGGGTCTGCGGGATCGCCGCGCCGGTGCGCGACCACAGCGGACGGGTCGTCGCCGCGCTCTGCCTCGGGTACCCCTCGGCCCGGCGCTCCCCGGCCTACGAGGAGCGGCTGCGGGCGGCGACCACCGCGTCCGCCGCCGAGCTGTCGGTCCTGCTGGGCGCCCCGGACGACGAGCGGGGCCACCGTGCGTGA
- a CDS encoding carbohydrate ABC transporter permease, whose product MSATHRRTGKRGTRRARAALGELTMIGAGVLFAFPFYVFLSISLKTPDQVAADPLGPPSGLHLDNYTTAWREAALGQALFNSTVVAVISVALLVALGSPAAYTLARRASRVSYATYLLFLLGIMIPLQLGMVPLYQLMRDANLLQTYTSLIIFNIGSQLPITVFLYAGFTRALPREYEEAARVDGAGTLRTFLAVVFPLLRPVTGTVVIISAINVWNEFLTPLLYVGGSAQQTLPVAIFAFRGEFSTNWGVIFAGMVLAILPILLVYFLLQKTIIKGFASGLKG is encoded by the coding sequence ATGAGCGCCACGCACCGCCGCACCGGCAAGCGCGGCACCCGCCGGGCGCGCGCCGCGCTGGGCGAGCTGACGATGATCGGCGCGGGGGTGCTGTTCGCATTCCCCTTCTACGTCTTCCTCAGCATCTCCCTGAAAACCCCGGACCAGGTCGCCGCCGACCCGCTGGGCCCGCCCTCCGGGCTGCACCTGGACAACTACACCACCGCCTGGCGCGAGGCCGCGCTCGGCCAGGCGCTGTTCAACTCCACCGTCGTCGCCGTCATCAGCGTCGCCCTGCTCGTCGCGCTGGGGTCGCCGGCCGCCTACACTCTCGCCCGCCGTGCCAGCCGCGTCAGCTACGCCACGTACCTGCTCTTCCTGCTGGGCATCATGATCCCGCTCCAGCTGGGCATGGTGCCGCTCTACCAGCTGATGCGCGACGCCAACCTGCTCCAGACCTACACTTCACTGATCATCTTCAACATCGGCAGTCAGCTGCCGATAACGGTCTTTCTCTACGCTGGCTTCACCCGGGCGCTGCCCCGGGAGTACGAGGAAGCCGCCCGGGTGGACGGCGCCGGCACCCTGCGCACCTTCCTCGCTGTCGTCTTCCCGCTGCTGCGCCCGGTCACCGGCACCGTGGTGATCATCTCCGCGATCAACGTGTGGAACGAGTTCCTCACACCGCTGCTCTACGTCGGCGGCAGCGCCCAGCAGACACTCCCCGTGGCCATCTTCGCCTTCCGCGGCGAGTTCAGCACCAACTGGGGCGTGATCTTCGCCGGCATGGTCCTCGCGATCCTGCCGATCCTGCTCGTCTACTTCCTCCTCCAGAAAACGATCATCAAGGGCTTCGCCTCCGGGCTGAAGGGCTGA
- a CDS encoding family 78 glycoside hydrolase catalytic domain produces MSVKVGGLTVEHTAEPVGIDVVPRFAWLVTDTTGRPVAPLAHRLLVRDRDGVRWDSGRVETTRTTEIVYGGPPLAPLRRHRWTVQVWVGGRRLTADSTFVTGVVDGDWHGASWLAGPEGATAAPLLRRPFTLPFEPVEAYLVVAAGGWARVELDGTPVQPYLLSPGFTDYDVRVQYVVSDVTAALRAGRHALGAELGRGFHSMARRNTWDWHTAPWHGPPRMRLLLLARDAAGATCAVVSDGSWRTVDGPTRADDLYAGEDYDIRHERPGYATDDHVEDAAWRPARVVPGPRGRLCHQRQPPIGVTETLAPASITERAPGHWVFAFPRVLAGWVRMKAPAAPGRGPTTVELRHGELLHPDGTVRAEDDRGYYDGRFQTHRVTLDDRALDWRPSFTYQGFQYVEVRAPGLTGPPALTAEAARTLVRRTGSFACSDPLLTRLHELTCRTVANNLHHLPTDTPAYEKNGWTGDGMLGTELFLLNFDAHELVAKWLTDVADSRHGCGAPAVIAPFGGWRMDWSPAPTWHAALVLGPWWLHRYTGDRRILAELWPDMVSYLEFELARSPGGLADTTLGDWVSPDTDPGGGNPPEDRQVAATAFLHAMALALADTADALGWPAESSRWRRTAARVRTAFRRTFVRPPGGGDGAPVVAGRGDAGFRQAHHVLALALRLLPPATARRAADALAADIRARGGHLATGALATKFLLPTLTAYGHLQLAHTVATRVTHPSWGYWVERGATTLWEHWSEESRSRGHYFLGTLDDWLFHTLAGLRPTEPGWGRTARARPQLPEGVDWVRASVRTPYGVLRCDIHRRP; encoded by the coding sequence ATGAGCGTGAAGGTGGGCGGGCTGACCGTCGAGCACACCGCCGAGCCCGTCGGCATCGATGTCGTGCCCCGGTTCGCGTGGCTCGTCACCGACACCACCGGGCGGCCGGTCGCGCCCCTCGCCCACCGGCTGCTGGTGCGCGACCGCGACGGCGTGCGCTGGGACAGCGGCCGGGTGGAGACCACCCGAACCACCGAGATCGTCTACGGCGGGCCGCCCCTTGCCCCCCTGCGCCGCCACCGCTGGACGGTCCAGGTATGGGTGGGCGGGCGGCGGCTGACCGCCGACTCCACCTTCGTCACCGGGGTGGTGGACGGCGACTGGCACGGCGCTTCCTGGCTGGCCGGCCCCGAGGGCGCAACGGCGGCCCCGCTGCTGCGCCGCCCCTTCACCCTGCCCTTCGAGCCCGTCGAGGCGTACCTGGTGGTGGCAGCGGGCGGCTGGGCCCGGGTCGAGCTGGACGGCACGCCCGTCCAGCCCTACCTGCTCAGCCCGGGGTTCACCGACTACGACGTCCGTGTCCAGTACGTCGTCAGCGACGTGACGGCGGCGCTGCGGGCGGGCCGGCACGCGCTCGGCGCCGAACTGGGCCGTGGCTTCCACAGCATGGCCCGGCGCAACACCTGGGACTGGCACACAGCGCCGTGGCACGGACCGCCCCGGATGCGCCTGCTGCTCCTGGCCCGGGACGCGGCGGGCGCCACCTGCGCGGTGGTCTCGGACGGCTCCTGGCGCACCGTCGACGGCCCCACCCGGGCCGACGACCTCTACGCCGGGGAGGACTACGACATCCGCCACGAGCGGCCCGGCTACGCCACCGACGACCACGTCGAGGATGCGGCCTGGCGCCCGGCCCGCGTGGTGCCGGGCCCCCGCGGCCGCCTCTGCCACCAGCGGCAGCCCCCGATCGGGGTCACCGAGACCCTCGCCCCGGCATCCATCACCGAACGGGCGCCGGGGCACTGGGTGTTCGCCTTCCCGCGGGTGCTGGCCGGCTGGGTACGGATGAAGGCCCCCGCCGCCCCCGGCCGCGGCCCGACGACGGTCGAGCTGCGGCACGGGGAACTGCTCCACCCGGACGGCACCGTCCGCGCCGAGGACGACCGCGGCTACTACGACGGGCGGTTCCAGACGCACCGAGTCACCCTCGACGACCGGGCGCTCGACTGGCGGCCGAGCTTCACCTACCAGGGCTTCCAGTACGTGGAGGTACGGGCCCCCGGGCTGACCGGGCCGCCCGCGCTGACCGCGGAGGCGGCCCGCACCCTGGTCCGCCGCACCGGCAGCTTCGCCTGCTCGGACCCGCTGCTCACCCGACTGCACGAGCTGACCTGCCGCACGGTGGCCAACAACCTGCACCACCTGCCCACCGACACCCCCGCCTACGAGAAGAACGGCTGGACCGGTGACGGGATGCTGGGCACCGAGCTGTTCCTGCTCAACTTTGACGCTCACGAACTGGTGGCCAAGTGGCTCACGGACGTCGCCGACTCCCGGCACGGCTGCGGCGCCCCGGCCGTCATCGCCCCCTTCGGCGGCTGGCGCATGGACTGGTCGCCCGCCCCCACCTGGCACGCCGCGCTGGTACTCGGCCCGTGGTGGCTGCACCGCTACACCGGCGACCGCCGCATCCTCGCGGAGCTGTGGCCCGACATGGTCTCCTACCTGGAGTTCGAACTGGCCCGCAGCCCCGGCGGGTTGGCCGACACCACGCTCGGCGACTGGGTGAGCCCGGACACCGACCCCGGGGGCGGCAACCCGCCGGAGGACCGCCAGGTCGCGGCCACGGCATTCCTGCACGCCATGGCGCTCGCCCTGGCCGACACCGCCGACGCCCTCGGCTGGCCGGCTGAGTCCTCACGCTGGCGGCGTACGGCGGCCCGGGTCCGCACCGCGTTCCGGCGCACGTTCGTACGGCCCCCGGGCGGCGGGGACGGGGCGCCGGTAGTTGCGGGCCGGGGAGACGCCGGCTTCCGCCAGGCCCACCACGTGCTGGCGCTGGCCCTGCGGCTGCTGCCGCCCGCGACCGCGCGCCGGGCCGCCGACGCCCTGGCCGCCGACATCCGCGCCCGCGGAGGCCACCTGGCCACCGGCGCGCTCGCCACCAAGTTCCTGCTGCCGACCCTCACCGCCTACGGGCACCTCCAGCTGGCGCACACCGTCGCCACCCGGGTCACCCATCCCAGCTGGGGCTACTGGGTCGAGCGCGGCGCGACCACACTGTGGGAGCACTGGAGCGAGGAATCCCGCTCCCGGGGCCACTACTTCCTGGGCACCCTCGACGACTGGCTCTTCCACACCCTGGCCGGGCTGCGCCCCACCGAGCCCGGCTGGGGCCGCACGGCGCGCGCCCGGCCGCAGCTACCGGAGGGCGTCGACTGGGTCCGCGCCTCGGTCCGCACGCCCTACGGCGTCCTGCGCTGCGACATACATCGGCGGCCATGA
- a CDS encoding ABC transporter substrate-binding protein, with product MSTSVRARRRPRVRVALAAAVAAVLALPSCGFVRSGDEAGKSTTLSSYTSPEQNTGLKELYAAYEKQEGVTFDASHAAAEELNQQLRVQLTSGTAADVIRVSPGYSSPVSAGVLGQTDELADLSDSAWADRLDDSTAVLAQAGDRTVAYPVGRNAIVAAYNKEVFAELDLEVPTTWSELLDACEALKKAGKTPIAAGLVEGIYLQFYVYALAGTLVHAEQPDLDERMRAGKTSFAKEPAWTEVFDKLTKLSEYFTPHALGTPPDQAQQELARGKAGITLLVSAGLPQLYDYAPDGAETFGLFALPADEDPGATMLPTAPDFLAVNAASPRVAQAKKFLDFLSRPKNVDRYAKTLGVLPGLGKTPDAKDSPLAEVLPLVEEGRTAPYANYLWSNGDTQQTLLQSGQQLLDGKIDVPELLRKMDKQYAKGAP from the coding sequence ATGAGCACCAGCGTCCGAGCCAGACGGCGCCCCCGCGTCCGGGTCGCACTCGCAGCCGCAGTGGCCGCCGTCCTTGCCCTGCCCAGCTGCGGATTCGTCCGGTCCGGCGACGAAGCCGGCAAATCCACCACCCTGTCCTCCTACACCAGTCCGGAGCAGAACACCGGACTGAAGGAGTTGTACGCCGCATACGAGAAGCAGGAGGGTGTCACCTTCGACGCCTCCCACGCCGCGGCGGAGGAGCTGAACCAGCAGCTGCGCGTCCAACTCACCTCGGGTACCGCGGCCGACGTCATACGCGTCTCCCCGGGGTACTCCAGCCCGGTCTCGGCGGGCGTGCTCGGCCAGACCGACGAGCTGGCCGACCTCTCGGACTCCGCGTGGGCGGACCGGCTCGACGACAGCACCGCCGTGCTGGCGCAGGCCGGGGATCGCACCGTCGCCTACCCGGTGGGCCGCAACGCCATCGTGGCGGCCTACAACAAGGAGGTCTTCGCCGAGCTGGACCTGGAGGTGCCCACCACCTGGAGCGAACTCCTCGACGCCTGCGAGGCGTTGAAGAAGGCGGGCAAGACTCCGATCGCCGCCGGGCTGGTCGAGGGCATCTACCTCCAATTCTACGTCTACGCCCTGGCCGGGACCCTCGTCCACGCCGAGCAGCCCGACCTCGACGAGCGGATGCGCGCGGGGAAGACGAGCTTCGCCAAGGAGCCCGCGTGGACGGAGGTCTTCGACAAGCTCACCAAGCTGTCGGAGTACTTCACCCCTCACGCGCTGGGCACCCCACCCGACCAGGCCCAGCAGGAGCTGGCCCGCGGCAAGGCGGGGATCACGCTGCTGGTCTCGGCCGGGCTCCCCCAGCTCTACGACTACGCACCCGACGGGGCTGAGACGTTCGGCCTCTTCGCGCTGCCCGCCGATGAGGACCCCGGGGCGACGATGCTCCCCACCGCCCCCGACTTCCTCGCTGTCAACGCCGCCTCACCACGGGTGGCGCAGGCCAAGAAGTTCCTCGACTTCCTCTCCCGACCGAAGAACGTGGACCGCTACGCGAAGACCCTGGGCGTCCTGCCCGGCCTCGGCAAGACCCCGGATGCGAAGGACTCCCCGCTGGCCGAGGTGCTCCCGCTGGTGGAAGAGGGCCGTACCGCACCCTACGCCAACTACCTGTGGTCCAACGGAGACACCCAGCAGACGCTGCTCCAGTCCGGGCAGCAGCTGCTGGACGGGAAGATCGACGTCCCGGAGCTGCTGCGCAAGATGGACAAGCAGTACGCGAAGGGCGCCCCGTGA
- a CDS encoding carbohydrate ABC transporter permease: MVLYPTVAGGLYAFTDWTGRAGGANFVGLDNFRQLLTAESARSALVNTLLIAAACTVVQTAAGLGLALALNTRLRSRNILRTLFFASALLPPLIIGFLWQYVLTPTGPLNTALDEVGLGALKQNWLGDGSIALGSVIAIIIWQNAGLTMVIYLAGLQGVPAELYEAAAIDGAGVWQRFRSVTLPLLLPATTIALSLTLIGSLKLFDQVFAMTGGGPGYATETLAVVMYKEAFVSGEFGYSAAIALVLTMLVFAFAMVQLRTLRRFEVDT; the protein is encoded by the coding sequence GTGGTCCTCTACCCGACGGTTGCCGGCGGGCTGTACGCGTTCACCGACTGGACGGGCCGGGCCGGCGGCGCGAACTTCGTCGGCCTGGACAACTTCCGCCAGCTGCTGACGGCGGAGTCCGCGCGCTCCGCCCTGGTCAACACCCTGCTGATCGCCGCGGCCTGCACGGTCGTCCAGACGGCGGCCGGGCTCGGCCTGGCCCTGGCGCTCAACACCCGGCTGCGCAGCCGCAACATACTGCGCACCCTCTTCTTCGCCTCCGCGCTGCTGCCGCCGTTGATCATCGGCTTCCTGTGGCAGTACGTCCTCACTCCCACCGGTCCGCTCAACACCGCCCTGGACGAGGTGGGCCTGGGCGCCCTGAAGCAGAACTGGCTGGGCGACGGTTCCATCGCGCTCGGCTCGGTGATCGCCATCATCATCTGGCAGAACGCCGGACTGACCATGGTCATCTACCTGGCCGGCCTTCAGGGCGTCCCGGCCGAACTGTACGAGGCCGCCGCCATCGACGGCGCCGGGGTCTGGCAGCGGTTCCGCTCGGTCACCCTGCCGCTGCTGCTGCCGGCGACCACGATCGCGCTATCCCTGACCCTCATCGGCAGCCTGAAACTCTTCGACCAGGTCTTCGCCATGACCGGCGGCGGCCCCGGCTACGCCACCGAGACGCTGGCGGTGGTCATGTACAAGGAGGCATTTGTCTCCGGCGAGTTCGGCTACAGCGCGGCCATCGCCCTGGTGCTCACCATGCTGGTCTTCGCCTTCGCCATGGTGCAGCTGCGCACGCTGAGACGCTTCGAGGTGGACACATGA
- a CDS encoding IS5/IS1182 family transposase, whose product MAGVITASEPSWIAPFTGVSPRQFSKLITALRREGADPIRKGRPWSLPLEDRVLLVAAYWRTNLTLRQLAPLFGVSKSAADRIVDHLGPSLALQQRKRFRKDTVLIVDGTLVPTRDHAIAEQSKNYRYSTNHQVVIDADTRLVVTIGRPLPGNRNDCKAWELSGAKDAVGRTTVIADGGYRGTGLVIPHRRERGQAELPAWKEEHNTSHRNVRARVEHVFARMKSWKILRDCRLKGDGVHHAMLGIARLHNLALAG is encoded by the coding sequence GTGGCTGGTGTGATCACGGCGTCGGAGCCGTCCTGGATAGCCCCGTTCACCGGGGTGAGCCCTCGTCAGTTCAGCAAGCTGATCACCGCGTTGCGACGGGAGGGAGCTGATCCGATCCGCAAGGGACGACCGTGGAGCCTGCCGCTGGAGGACCGGGTCCTGCTGGTCGCCGCGTACTGGCGCACGAACCTCACCTTGCGCCAGCTCGCCCCGCTGTTCGGAGTGTCGAAGTCGGCTGCCGATCGCATCGTCGACCACCTCGGACCGTCGCTCGCGCTCCAGCAGCGCAAGCGATTCCGCAAGGACACCGTGCTGATCGTGGACGGCACCCTGGTCCCCACCCGCGACCACGCCATCGCCGAGCAGTCGAAGAACTACCGGTACTCCACCAACCACCAGGTCGTCATCGACGCTGACACCCGGCTCGTCGTCACCATCGGCCGGCCGCTGCCCGGCAACCGCAACGACTGCAAGGCGTGGGAACTGTCCGGCGCCAAAGACGCCGTCGGCAGGACGACGGTGATCGCGGACGGCGGCTACCGGGGCACCGGCCTGGTCATCCCGCACCGCCGCGAGCGCGGCCAGGCCGAACTCCCGGCCTGGAAGGAGGAGCACAACACCTCTCACCGCAATGTCCGCGCCCGCGTCGAGCACGTCTTCGCCCGCATGAAGAGCTGGAAGATCCTTCGCGACTGCCGACTCAAGGGCGACGGCGTTCATCACGCCATGCTCGGCATCGCCCGCCTGCACAACCTCGCCCTTGCTGGATGA
- the mobF gene encoding MobF family relaxase: MLSIARVGAGSVWRYYLPVTAGVRRPRRARPPPSGQLRLPLPGVGDGGSGLAGGVPPPGVWTGRACPALGVAGVATERELELLFGQGLYPRADAITAECLAADHSPAAVRQAVKLGYAVRERTGKGGSVTAWDMVLRPPPSFHLLWALADDATRRILEDCHLLAGDDTLASLEERGLIVRSGRGSTVRRRARPGVAAVRFRHWTNRHGMPLLHDHYLISTRVQRPEGDWSNLHGRALLEQAVAAGTFYTQRVLEEACERLGLALVERETTRGLRTVPEIAGIPEDLIAWTGTRNEQIMCRLEDLAAEYTALYGYESGPRAPGQADGPGRQRDPPTQAAGGAAAGAAGPPPSAFGAERIDQLLALARRAAAAIRAAARPVVDLAGAAADVAAVVYVHRGRFRRRHLLAEARRHLTHELRGQRAEPGLDERIVAAALAHCCALTKPAGPLAGEHTAYTLTLADQMPRRTAVRCPYHRLPP; encoded by the coding sequence ATGTTGAGCATCGCGCGAGTGGGCGCCGGGTCGGTGTGGCGCTACTACCTCCCCGTCACCGCGGGCGTTCGCCGTCCGCGCCGCGCCCGTCCTCCTCCCTCCGGGCAACTGCGGTTGCCGCTGCCCGGCGTCGGCGACGGTGGCAGCGGCCTGGCGGGCGGGGTGCCGCCGCCCGGGGTGTGGACCGGCCGGGCCTGCCCGGCCCTCGGCGTCGCCGGCGTCGCGACCGAGCGGGAGCTGGAGTTGCTGTTCGGCCAGGGCCTGTACCCCCGTGCCGACGCCATCACCGCCGAGTGCCTGGCCGCCGACCACAGCCCGGCCGCCGTACGCCAGGCGGTCAAGCTTGGCTACGCCGTCCGCGAGCGCACCGGCAAAGGCGGCTCCGTGACGGCCTGGGACATGGTGCTGCGCCCACCGCCGTCGTTCCACCTGCTGTGGGCCCTGGCCGACGACGCAACCCGCCGAATCCTCGAGGACTGCCACCTTCTCGCCGGCGACGACACCCTCGCATCGCTGGAGGAGCGCGGGCTGATCGTGCGCTCCGGCCGGGGCAGCACCGTACGGCGCCGCGCCCGCCCCGGGGTGGCCGCGGTGCGTTTCCGGCACTGGACGAACCGGCACGGCATGCCGCTGCTGCACGACCACTACCTGATCAGTACCCGGGTGCAGCGCCCCGAGGGCGACTGGTCGAACCTGCACGGCCGCGCGCTGCTGGAACAGGCGGTCGCCGCCGGCACCTTCTACACCCAACGGGTCCTGGAAGAGGCGTGCGAGCGCCTCGGGCTCGCCCTCGTTGAACGGGAGACCACCCGCGGCTTGCGGACCGTACCGGAGATCGCCGGCATCCCCGAGGACCTCATCGCCTGGACCGGCACCCGCAACGAGCAGATCATGTGCCGCCTCGAAGATCTCGCCGCCGAGTACACGGCGCTCTACGGGTACGAGTCCGGGCCGCGGGCTCCGGGTCAAGCTGATGGCCCGGGCCGCCAACGAGACCCGCCCACGCAAGCAGCCGGCGGTGCCGCTGCCGGTGCTGCGGGCCCGCCGCCGTCCGCGTTCGGCGCCGAGCGCATCGACCAGCTGCTCGCGCTCGCACGCCGCGCGGCCGCCGCGATCCGGGCCGCCGCCCGGCCGGTGGTCGACCTGGCCGGTGCTGCCGCCGATGTCGCCGCCGTCGTCTACGTCCACCGCGGCCGCTTCCGCCGCCGGCACCTGCTCGCCGAAGCCCGCCGCCACCTCACCCACGAACTACGCGGCCAGCGCGCCGAGCCCGGCCTTGACGAACGCATCGTCGCCGCCGCCCTCGCCCACTGCTGCGCGCTCACCAAACCTGCCGGGCCGCTGGCCGGCGAGCACACCGCCTACACCCTCACCCTCGCCGACCAGATGCCCCGCCGAACCGCCGTCCGGTGCCCGTATCACCGCCTCCCGCCATGA